The proteins below come from a single Micromonospora citrea genomic window:
- a CDS encoding dihydrodipicolinate synthase family protein, with amino-acid sequence MTIHELSPQRSAALTGVIPPVSTPLTPDYEVDTASLTRLVDHLLAGGVDGLFVLGSTSEVAFLPDSHRKIVLDTVTHHVAGQVPVLAGVIDMTALRVLDHARVAVEAGVDGLVATAPFYTRTHPAEIELHFRTIAAQTGLPLYAYDLPVSVHSKLGGDLLLELASDGVLAGVKDSSGDEGALRGVILGRRDRRDIASFSVLTGSELTVETALWMGADGVVPGLGNVDPHGYARLFRAASNGDWEAARAEQERLLQLFELVNVGRPRMGLGSSALGAFKAALYLRGIIDHPTTAVPQIPLNDDEIARVGKYLSASGLL; translated from the coding sequence ATGACCATCCACGAGCTGTCGCCACAGCGGTCGGCCGCACTGACCGGCGTCATCCCTCCGGTGTCCACCCCCCTGACCCCGGACTACGAGGTCGACACCGCGTCGCTGACCCGGTTGGTGGACCATCTGCTGGCCGGTGGCGTGGACGGGCTGTTCGTCCTCGGCTCCACCTCCGAGGTGGCCTTCCTCCCGGACAGCCACCGCAAGATCGTGCTCGACACCGTCACTCACCACGTCGCGGGCCAGGTTCCAGTGCTCGCCGGCGTGATCGACATGACCGCCCTGCGGGTGCTGGACCATGCGCGGGTGGCCGTCGAGGCGGGCGTGGACGGGCTCGTTGCCACCGCCCCCTTCTACACCCGCACGCACCCCGCGGAGATCGAGCTGCACTTCCGCACCATCGCGGCGCAGACAGGGCTGCCGTTGTACGCCTACGACCTGCCGGTCTCGGTGCACAGCAAGCTCGGCGGCGACCTGCTGCTCGAACTCGCCAGCGACGGCGTGCTGGCCGGAGTCAAGGACTCCAGTGGTGACGAAGGCGCCCTGCGTGGGGTGATCCTCGGGCGACGGGACCGTCGGGACATCGCCTCGTTCAGCGTGCTGACCGGCTCCGAACTCACCGTCGAGACCGCGCTGTGGATGGGCGCCGACGGCGTGGTGCCGGGCCTGGGGAACGTCGACCCGCACGGCTACGCCCGGCTGTTCCGCGCGGCATCGAACGGCGACTGGGAGGCGGCCCGAGCCGAGCAGGAGCGGCTGCTGCAACTCTTCGAGCTCGTCAATGTCGGCAGACCGCGAATGGGGCTGGGTTCGTCCGCGCTGGGAGCGTTCAAGGCCGCGCTGTACCTGCGCGGGATCATCGACCACCCGACGACGGCGGTGCCGCAGATCCCACTCAACGACGACGAGATCGCCCGGGTCGGAAAGTACCTGAGCGCCAGCGGCCTGCTGTGA
- a CDS encoding transposase: MELKGVIRGSPKKYPDELRERAVRWYRESDPKPVIRQLARQLGVHHE; encoded by the coding sequence ATGGAGTTGAAGGGAGTCATCCGTGGCAGCCCGAAGAAGTACCCCGATGAGCTGCGTGAACGTGCGGTGCGTTGGTATCGGGAGTCGGACCCGAAGCCCGTGATCCGCCAGCTGGCGCGGCAGCTGGGGGTGCATCACGAGTGA
- a CDS encoding IS3 family transposase: MADNGVLPSMGSVGDSFDNALMENFWSTLKIELVHRNSWRTRDEAENAVFTYIDGWYNTRRIQKDLGWRSPDEYEKAWHTHQAQQAQAAIVQPEPTGAR, translated from the coding sequence TTGGCCGACAACGGCGTCCTGCCGTCGATGGGGTCGGTCGGCGACTCGTTCGACAACGCCCTGATGGAGAACTTCTGGTCGACGTTGAAGATCGAACTGGTCCACCGCAACTCCTGGCGCACCCGCGACGAAGCGGAGAACGCGGTCTTCACCTACATCGACGGCTGGTACAACACCCGCCGCATCCAGAAAGACCTCGGCTGGCGATCCCCAGACGAGTACGAAAAGGCCTGGCACACCCACCAGGCACAGCAGGCCCAGGCGGCTATCGTTCAGCCTGAGCCCACCGGCGCCAGGTAA
- a CDS encoding acetylxylan esterase: MLVDWPLDRLRDYLPARDEPTDFDDFWALTVKEARAAARWPARFVPYDAGLSTVEVYDVMFPGFAGQPVRGWFLLPRHAGGRLPCVVEYIGYGGGRGLPHDWLTWSAAGYAHLVMDTRGQGSNGKLVGDTPDPDPVGSPQAPGFLTRGIADPHHYYYRRVFADGVRAVDVVRAHPRVDPARVVVTGGSQGGGIALAVTGLVDGLAAAMPDVPFLCHYRRAVEISDALPYGELVSYLKTRRGDADQVFATLRYFDGMNFAARARAPALFSVALMDNVCPPSTIFAAYNHYAASGKDIVVWPYSGHEGGAGMQRAEQIRWLRDVLAGADASSL; encoded by the coding sequence ATGCTCGTCGACTGGCCACTCGACCGTCTCCGCGACTACCTCCCCGCCCGCGACGAGCCCACCGATTTCGACGACTTCTGGGCCCTCACCGTCAAGGAGGCTCGGGCCGCCGCGCGATGGCCGGCCCGGTTCGTGCCCTACGACGCTGGCCTGTCCACCGTCGAGGTGTACGACGTCATGTTTCCCGGATTCGCCGGCCAGCCGGTGCGTGGCTGGTTCCTGCTGCCCCGGCACGCCGGCGGCCGGCTGCCCTGCGTGGTCGAGTACATCGGGTACGGCGGTGGACGCGGTCTGCCGCACGACTGGCTCACCTGGAGTGCCGCCGGTTACGCCCACCTCGTCATGGACACCCGGGGGCAGGGCAGCAACGGCAAGCTCGTGGGCGACACCCCGGACCCCGATCCGGTCGGCTCGCCCCAGGCACCCGGCTTCTTGACCCGCGGCATCGCCGACCCGCACCACTACTACTACCGCCGGGTCTTCGCCGACGGCGTCCGCGCGGTCGACGTGGTGCGCGCGCACCCCAGAGTCGACCCGGCCCGGGTAGTGGTGACCGGGGGCAGCCAGGGCGGGGGGATCGCCCTCGCCGTCACCGGCCTGGTCGACGGGCTCGCCGCTGCCATGCCCGACGTGCCGTTCCTGTGCCACTACCGGCGGGCTGTCGAGATCAGCGACGCCCTTCCGTACGGCGAGTTGGTGTCGTACCTGAAGACCCGCCGTGGCGACGCCGACCAGGTGTTCGCGACGCTGCGCTACTTCGACGGGATGAACTTCGCCGCTCGCGCCAGGGCTCCGGCGCTCTTCTCGGTCGCGCTGATGGACAACGTCTGCCCGCCATCAACGATTTTCGCCGCTTATAACCACTACGCGGCGAGCGGCAAGGACATCGTGGTGTGGCCGTACAGCGGACACGAGGGCGGTGCAGGCATGCAGCGTGCGGAGCAGATCAGGTGGCTGCGGGACGTGCTGGCCGGCGCCGACGCCAGCAGCCTCTGA
- a CDS encoding sialidase family protein — protein MNDRYSPEAPTDSRRRHRGVAVLILAGVVLSMLGGPASAEPASTGSSEVAGESQTSEPYVDERVLYQRGDFGYACFRIPAVVRAKNGMILAFAEGRVKDCGDDGDIDLVLRRSADGGRTWGPLQVVSEGNGETHGNPVPIVDETTGRVVLVSTHNGPQPCPNGCDRDPWVRFSDDHGATWSTAREMTEGKRPEWNFWYATGPMHGIQLQRGTHAGRLVVGASFETWDRVGKHVYGTHLLYSDDSGATWNIGAETFRDDGAVVAQEVTVIELTDGRIYASARERGTDPGDRAYAISSDGGETWDAPFRTMPALATTDVQGSLLRFSDDRVLFSSPLHPGAREAMGVRSSYDEARSFETWNEGKVFYWGPSAYSDLVRLDGDEAALMYEAGAVNPYETIRFARFNEAYLDTPNGTPPGIPAPAPGPQTPDESPYRNAAYVRGGAQVTDGRFGNGLALDRVDDRVEVPFDRSIDLGAHDFTLSTWIRYSDKAGAHAILWFYRVDSGTNPPALWLRAEPASNRIRAILSVGRYNVTVQSPSAYNDGQWHFVVLQRAGGQLRLLVDGVQVSSAPAPAGSVTLGQEFGIHGLHIGQRLDGADRFRGTLDEVRVYRRALSATELALIQERNVPIGGRLGLRLPLETVH, from the coding sequence ATGAACGATCGGTATTCGCCGGAGGCTCCGACCGACTCGCGCCGCCGCCACCGTGGCGTCGCGGTGCTGATCCTGGCCGGCGTCGTCCTCAGCATGCTCGGCGGCCCGGCGAGCGCCGAGCCCGCTTCGACGGGTTCGAGCGAGGTGGCCGGCGAGAGCCAGACCAGCGAGCCGTACGTCGACGAGCGGGTGCTCTACCAGCGCGGAGACTTCGGATACGCCTGCTTCCGCATCCCGGCCGTGGTGCGTGCGAAGAACGGGATGATTCTGGCCTTCGCCGAGGGACGGGTGAAGGACTGCGGCGACGACGGGGACATCGACCTCGTGCTACGCCGCTCCGCCGACGGCGGCCGGACCTGGGGGCCACTGCAGGTGGTCTCCGAGGGCAACGGCGAGACCCACGGCAACCCGGTGCCGATCGTCGACGAAACCACCGGGCGCGTCGTGTTGGTGAGCACGCACAACGGTCCGCAGCCGTGTCCCAACGGCTGTGACCGCGACCCGTGGGTGCGGTTCAGTGATGACCACGGGGCAACCTGGTCGACCGCCCGTGAGATGACCGAGGGCAAGCGTCCGGAGTGGAACTTCTGGTACGCCACCGGCCCGATGCACGGGATCCAGCTTCAGCGGGGAACGCACGCGGGCCGGCTGGTGGTCGGGGCGAGCTTCGAAACCTGGGACCGGGTCGGCAAGCACGTCTACGGCACGCATCTGCTCTACAGCGACGACAGCGGGGCGACCTGGAACATCGGCGCGGAGACCTTCCGTGACGACGGTGCGGTCGTCGCGCAGGAGGTCACCGTCATCGAGCTCACCGACGGGCGGATCTACGCGTCGGCCCGCGAGCGCGGCACCGACCCGGGCGACCGGGCGTACGCGATCAGCAGCGACGGCGGGGAGACGTGGGACGCCCCCTTCCGCACCATGCCGGCGCTCGCGACCACCGACGTCCAGGGCTCCCTGCTGCGATTCAGCGATGACCGCGTGCTCTTCTCCTCGCCGCTGCACCCCGGCGCCCGCGAGGCGATGGGCGTCCGCTCGTCGTACGACGAGGCGCGCAGCTTCGAGACCTGGAACGAGGGCAAGGTCTTCTACTGGGGTCCCTCCGCCTACTCCGACCTGGTGCGCCTCGACGGTGACGAGGCGGCGCTGATGTACGAGGCCGGCGCGGTCAACCCGTACGAGACGATCCGGTTCGCCCGGTTCAACGAGGCGTACCTGGACACGCCGAACGGCACTCCGCCCGGCATCCCCGCGCCGGCGCCCGGGCCGCAGACGCCGGACGAGTCGCCGTACCGCAATGCCGCCTACGTCCGGGGTGGCGCCCAGGTCACCGACGGCCGGTTCGGCAACGGGCTGGCACTGGATCGAGTCGACGATCGGGTGGAGGTGCCGTTCGACCGGTCGATCGACCTCGGCGCGCACGACTTCACGCTGAGCACGTGGATCCGGTACTCCGACAAGGCCGGCGCGCACGCCATCCTGTGGTTCTACCGGGTGGATTCCGGCACCAACCCGCCTGCGCTGTGGCTGCGGGCCGAACCGGCGAGCAACCGCATCCGCGCGATCCTCTCGGTGGGCCGGTACAACGTCACCGTGCAGTCGCCCAGCGCGTACAACGACGGGCAGTGGCACTTCGTCGTGCTTCAACGGGCGGGCGGGCAGCTCAGGCTGCTGGTCGACGGCGTCCAGGTCTCGTCGGCGCCGGCGCCGGCCGGCTCGGTGACCCTCGGCCAGGAATTCGGCATCCACGGACTTCACATCGGACAGCGCCTGGACGGTGCGGACCGCTTCCGCGGCACGCTGGACGAGGTACGCGTCTACCGGCGCGCGCTCTCCGCCACCGAGCTGGCCCTGATCCAGGAGCGGAACGTCCCGATCGGCGGCCGCCTCGGGCTCAGGCTGCCACTGGAGACCGTCCATTAA
- a CDS encoding beta-galactosidase, which yields MTMPKIAFGGDYNPEQWSEDVWIEDMKLMADAGVSLVSVGIFSWACVEPRPGTYEFGWFDRVMDNLAEAGIGASLATMTASPPPWLSRHHPEVLPERVDGVRLWPGGRQQYCPSSPVYREYAGRLVERLARRYAGHPALKLWHIGNEYGCHVRACYCDASAEDFRRWLRDRYGDIGALNEAWSTTFWSQRYDDWADILPPRTAPTFANPAQKLDFARFSNDAILACYLAERDIVRRFTPDVPVTTNFIGLVHKPIDSYRWAAEQDVVSLDSYPDPHHPQAHVEAAFGYDLVRSARGGQPWLLMEQAPSAVNWRERNAPKPPGLMRLWSWQAVAQGADAVLFFQWRQAVGGAEKFHSAMVPHGGTETRAHREIQALGREIAEVAELAGTRVHADVALLHDWANWWALESDAHPAVLDLLEAHLAHYAPLFDAHVTCDVVPPTADLSGYRLVVVPNLYLMSTEVATRLRRYVEGGGHLVVSFFSGIVDESDRAYLGGYPAPLRDLLGLRIDEFWPLPANGTIELDLAGERRTGTVWSEWIETEGAEVVATFADGELAGRPAVTRHPYGAGVAWYLATRPEPATMRALFDRIRGVADVGPTLPDLPAGLQAVVRHGPERSYLLLLNHGAEAVTVALPEPAVDLLGDREHAVGAVSLAPRGVAVLRR from the coding sequence ATGACCATGCCGAAGATCGCGTTCGGCGGGGACTACAACCCCGAGCAGTGGTCCGAGGACGTGTGGATCGAGGACATGAAGCTCATGGCTGATGCCGGGGTGTCGCTCGTCTCCGTCGGCATCTTCTCCTGGGCATGCGTGGAACCACGTCCCGGCACGTACGAGTTCGGCTGGTTCGACCGGGTGATGGACAACCTGGCCGAGGCGGGTATCGGAGCAAGCCTCGCCACCATGACCGCCTCCCCACCGCCGTGGCTGTCCCGGCACCACCCCGAGGTGCTGCCGGAACGCGTGGACGGGGTGCGGCTGTGGCCCGGCGGGCGGCAGCAGTACTGCCCATCCAGCCCGGTGTACCGGGAGTACGCCGGTCGGCTGGTCGAACGCCTCGCCCGCCGCTACGCCGGGCACCCGGCGCTGAAGCTGTGGCACATCGGCAACGAATACGGCTGCCACGTGCGGGCCTGCTACTGCGATGCGTCAGCCGAGGACTTCCGGCGCTGGTTGCGCGACCGGTACGGCGACATCGGCGCGCTCAACGAGGCATGGTCGACGACGTTCTGGTCACAGCGCTACGACGACTGGGCCGACATCCTGCCGCCGCGCACCGCGCCGACCTTCGCCAACCCCGCCCAGAAGCTGGACTTCGCCCGGTTCAGCAACGACGCGATCCTCGCCTGTTATCTCGCCGAGCGTGACATCGTCCGTCGCTTCACCCCGGACGTACCGGTGACGACGAACTTCATCGGCCTGGTCCACAAGCCGATCGACTCCTACCGGTGGGCCGCCGAGCAGGATGTCGTCAGCCTCGACAGCTATCCCGACCCGCATCATCCGCAGGCCCACGTGGAGGCCGCGTTCGGCTATGACCTGGTCCGCTCCGCGCGCGGCGGTCAGCCGTGGCTGCTGATGGAGCAGGCGCCCAGCGCGGTCAACTGGCGCGAGCGCAACGCGCCGAAGCCGCCGGGACTCATGCGGTTGTGGAGTTGGCAGGCGGTGGCCCAGGGCGCCGACGCCGTGCTCTTCTTCCAATGGCGCCAGGCCGTCGGCGGCGCCGAGAAGTTCCACTCGGCGATGGTGCCGCACGGCGGCACCGAGACCCGCGCCCATCGCGAGATTCAGGCGCTCGGCCGGGAGATCGCCGAAGTCGCCGAACTGGCCGGCACTCGGGTGCACGCCGACGTCGCGCTGCTGCACGACTGGGCAAACTGGTGGGCGCTGGAGTCGGACGCCCATCCGGCCGTGCTCGACCTGCTGGAAGCCCACCTGGCGCACTACGCGCCGTTGTTCGACGCCCATGTCACCTGCGACGTCGTGCCGCCGACCGCGGATCTGTCCGGCTACCGGCTCGTCGTGGTGCCGAATCTCTACCTCATGTCCACCGAGGTGGCCACGCGCCTGCGTCGCTACGTCGAGGGCGGCGGGCACCTGGTGGTGTCGTTCTTCTCCGGCATCGTCGACGAGTCCGACCGCGCGTACCTGGGCGGATACCCGGCCCCGTTGCGGGACCTGCTGGGCTTGCGCATCGACGAGTTCTGGCCACTGCCGGCAAACGGCACGATCGAACTGGACCTCGCGGGAGAGCGACGCACCGGCACCGTGTGGTCGGAATGGATCGAGACCGAGGGCGCAGAGGTGGTCGCCACCTTCGCCGACGGCGAGCTGGCCGGCCGGCCGGCGGTCACCCGCCACCCCTACGGTGCGGGCGTTGCCTGGTACCTGGCCACCCGGCCCGAGCCGGCGACGATGCGCGCGCTGTTCGACCGCATCCGTGGCGTGGCGGACGTGGGGCCCACGCTCCCCGACCTGCCCGCAGGACTGCAAGCGGTGGTTCGGCACGGCCCGGAGCGGTCGTACCTCCTGCTGCTCAACCACGGCGCCGAGGCGGTGACGGTCGCTCTGCCCGAGCCGGCGGTCGACCTGCTCGGCGACCGGGAGCATGCCGTCGGCGCCGTGTCGCTCGCTCCCCGCGGCGTCGCGGTGCTACGGAGGTGA
- a CDS encoding sialidase family protein: MPFTAGTEGYKGFRIPAITATGSGTLLAFAEGRLASLSDAGNIDLVLKRSTDGGCTWGPLQVVHDSGPNTAGNPAPVVTATGRIVLLSTYNGGTASEAAIMRGEVPAEQSRRVFVQHSDDDGANWSAPREITAQAKAENWRWYATGPGHAIRLALGPHRGRLVVPANHSIAPPAGSADLGTEAKYYGGHLLYSDDAGESWRIGSVDDNPNGYINVNESTVAELPDGRLYVNTREHNGSAPGNRADAYSRDGGETLEIPHRPQATLVAPVVQGSVLQLTGAGNQLLFSGPADPNTRAALTLRVSTDHGATWRPAKALSGLPAAYSDLVQLDANTVGVLYETGNFGANETITFRRVPITQLRP, encoded by the coding sequence GTGCCCTTCACCGCCGGAACGGAGGGATACAAGGGGTTCCGCATCCCCGCGATCACGGCCACCGGGTCCGGCACACTGCTGGCCTTCGCGGAAGGGCGGCTCGCTTCACTCAGCGATGCCGGCAACATCGATCTCGTGCTCAAGCGGTCGACCGACGGCGGATGCACCTGGGGACCCCTGCAGGTGGTGCACGACAGCGGCCCCAACACCGCGGGCAACCCCGCCCCGGTGGTGACCGCGACGGGTCGGATCGTGCTGCTGTCGACGTACAACGGCGGGACCGCTTCCGAGGCTGCGATCATGCGCGGCGAGGTGCCGGCCGAGCAGAGCCGTCGGGTCTTCGTCCAGCACAGCGACGACGACGGGGCGAACTGGTCCGCGCCACGCGAGATCACCGCGCAGGCCAAGGCGGAGAACTGGCGTTGGTACGCCACGGGCCCGGGCCACGCGATCCGGCTTGCCCTCGGCCCGCACCGGGGTCGGCTCGTGGTCCCGGCCAACCATTCGATCGCGCCACCCGCCGGTTCCGCCGACCTCGGTACGGAGGCGAAGTACTACGGCGGGCACCTGCTCTACAGCGACGACGCAGGCGAGAGTTGGCGGATCGGATCCGTCGACGACAACCCGAACGGGTACATCAACGTCAACGAGTCCACGGTGGCCGAGCTGCCCGACGGTCGCCTCTACGTGAACACCCGTGAGCACAACGGCAGCGCACCGGGCAACCGCGCCGACGCCTACAGCCGCGACGGCGGGGAGACCCTGGAGATTCCGCACCGTCCGCAGGCCACGCTCGTGGCGCCGGTCGTGCAGGGCAGCGTGCTGCAGCTGACCGGTGCAGGTAACCAGCTGCTCTTCTCCGGCCCCGCGGACCCGAACACCCGCGCGGCGCTGACCCTGCGGGTGAGCACCGACCACGGCGCGACCTGGCGGCCGGCCAAGGCGCTGTCCGGTCTCCCCGCCGCCTACTCGGACCTGGTCCAGCTCGACGCCAACACGGTCGGCGTGCTCTACGAGACGGGCAACTTCGGGGCGAACGAGACGATCACCTTCCGGCGGGTCCCGATCACTCAGCTTCGACCCTGA
- a CDS encoding GNAT family N-acetyltransferase, translated as MGEVRRATVADAGELVRLRGVFLGDIASGEPAADGWRRVAFEVLQTRLAAPDPTMVAFVVDRADRPGALAACAVGAVDCRLGGPDDPTSEHGYVFNVVTDPDQRRRGYSRLCMTALLDWYCDRGIRTVDLRASPNAEPLYHSLGFVRTTYPAMRLRLLAPDA; from the coding sequence ATGGGCGAGGTGCGCAGGGCGACGGTGGCAGATGCAGGGGAGCTGGTGCGCCTACGTGGGGTGTTCTTGGGGGATATCGCCTCGGGCGAGCCCGCCGCTGACGGGTGGCGGCGAGTAGCGTTCGAGGTTCTTCAGACCCGGCTCGCTGCGCCGGACCCGACAATGGTTGCCTTCGTTGTTGACCGCGCTGATCGGCCCGGCGCGTTGGCTGCGTGTGCGGTTGGCGCTGTCGACTGCCGGCTCGGCGGGCCAGACGATCCGACGAGCGAGCACGGATACGTCTTCAACGTGGTCACTGATCCGGACCAGCGGCGACGCGGGTACTCCCGGCTGTGTATGACGGCACTGCTCGATTGGTACTGCGACCGTGGAATCCGGACCGTGGACTTGCGCGCCTCCCCTAATGCCGAACCGCTCTATCACTCGCTTGGCTTCGTCCGTACGACTTATCCAGCTATGCGCCTCCGGCTGCTTGCCCCAGACGCCTAA
- a CDS encoding IS701 family transposase, whose amino-acid sequence MAVGHSLNPARWRVLLDEAETRVADRFVRAEPRRTAGQFVEGLLSGVERKTCWSLAEQAGHRDPQAMQRLLRTAVWDADAVRDDVRSWLVEQFGHPDAVLIADETGFLKKGVCSVGVQRQYTGTAGRIENSQVGVFLAYVTPHGRALIDRRLYLPEATWCAQPERLAAAGVPDEVEFATKPALARQMIADALDAGVPAGWVTGDEVYGADPGLRADLEDRGVGYVLAVGCDRRVAVNDGRTLIRVDDLAERIPTRQWQQHSCGPGAKGPRDYLWAWITTATRPGEHRWLLIRRNRSTGELAFYLCWSPRPVPLHTLVTVAGSRWNIEELFQTGKGQVGLDHYQVRGWTGWHRFITLAMLALAVLTILAAQQPDPGPDIIALTVAEIRRLLNAFVLAIPLPPEHTLHWSTWRRASQARARRSHYQRRLGYRTRRKVAAC is encoded by the coding sequence ATGGCCGTGGGCCACAGCTTAAACCCCGCCAGGTGGCGGGTCCTCCTCGACGAGGCGGAGACGCGCGTCGCTGATCGGTTCGTGCGGGCGGAGCCGCGCCGGACGGCCGGGCAGTTTGTGGAAGGACTGCTGTCGGGCGTGGAACGCAAGACCTGCTGGTCGTTGGCAGAGCAGGCGGGGCACCGTGATCCGCAAGCGATGCAGCGGCTGCTGCGTACGGCGGTGTGGGACGCCGACGCCGTCCGCGATGACGTGCGTTCCTGGCTGGTAGAGCAGTTCGGCCACCCCGATGCTGTCCTGATCGCCGATGAGACAGGCTTCCTGAAGAAGGGCGTGTGCTCAGTCGGGGTGCAGCGGCAGTACACCGGCACCGCCGGCCGGATCGAGAACAGTCAGGTCGGGGTGTTCCTGGCCTACGTCACCCCGCACGGGCGGGCGCTGATTGACCGCCGGCTCTACCTACCCGAGGCGACGTGGTGCGCCCAGCCTGAGCGTCTCGCCGCGGCCGGCGTTCCGGATGAGGTCGAGTTCGCGACGAAGCCGGCGCTGGCCCGGCAGATGATCGCCGACGCGTTGGACGCCGGTGTCCCGGCGGGGTGGGTCACCGGCGACGAGGTCTACGGTGCCGACCCCGGCCTACGCGCCGACCTCGAAGACCGTGGCGTCGGCTACGTCCTGGCGGTCGGTTGCGACCGGCGTGTGGCCGTCAACGATGGCCGCACCCTGATCCGCGTTGACGACCTCGCCGAGCGGATCCCCACCCGTCAGTGGCAGCAACACAGCTGCGGGCCAGGGGCGAAAGGACCCCGCGACTACCTGTGGGCGTGGATCACCACCGCCACCCGGCCCGGTGAGCATCGGTGGCTGCTGATCCGGCGCAACCGCAGCACCGGTGAGCTGGCCTTCTACCTGTGCTGGTCACCTCGCCCGGTGCCGCTGCACACCCTCGTGACCGTTGCCGGCTCCCGCTGGAACATCGAGGAGTTGTTCCAGACCGGCAAGGGCCAGGTCGGCTTGGACCACTACCAGGTCCGCGGCTGGACCGGCTGGCACCGGTTCATCACCCTGGCCATGCTCGCCCTGGCCGTCCTGACCATCCTCGCCGCCCAGCAGCCTGACCCTGGCCCCGACATCATCGCGCTGACCGTCGCCGAGATTCGCCGACTCCTCAACGCCTTCGTCCTGGCCATACCGCTACCGCCAGAGCACACCCTGCACTGGTCTACCTGGCGACGAGCATCCCAAGCCCGAGCCCGCCGATCCCACTACCAGCGCAGACTCGGATACCGAACACGGCGAAAGGTCGCGGCATGCTGA
- a CDS encoding endonuclease/exonuclease/phosphatase family protein produces MRRIAATLVVALTAVLLPSLGQDGAGAPWVGGAGSWLSASSGSTAELANVSAGTRGTTREAANAADPREIVTTTPPAGGIAGTTATVAATVGLKAVSHNICGGMCMKGQTSSLPAITDLIDAYRPHLLMLQEVCFPQYEWFSNHAFSSGTYQLGFTTLLTNYTGCGVTNCAVNEDDDPTNDDRRCWIGQVVGARGTLSNRDEIALGGERYQINGSEFVNPPRTFTGLCYDAHVAELGTRVVKGCSVHLRAFHDPRNINQRARTAQATRLASDLDGDIASGKIVVVGGDFNSLPTHVAMDAFYRPETKPGGGWGVFYEADQDDKNYFVNAGCASTAAACRSGGRTVGTKTKYDYLFFSETTDPSSVSGLPVDVTVSDHAFYRGFIQVATS; encoded by the coding sequence ATGCGCAGGATCGCGGCAACCTTGGTGGTTGCCCTCACCGCCGTACTGTTGCCCAGCCTGGGCCAGGACGGCGCCGGGGCTCCGTGGGTTGGCGGGGCTGGCTCGTGGCTGTCGGCGAGCAGCGGGTCGACGGCGGAACTGGCGAACGTCAGTGCGGGAACTCGTGGCACCACCCGGGAAGCCGCCAACGCGGCGGATCCGAGGGAGATCGTCACCACGACGCCACCGGCCGGCGGCATCGCCGGTACGACCGCGACCGTCGCGGCCACCGTCGGACTCAAGGCGGTCAGCCACAACATCTGCGGCGGCATGTGCATGAAAGGCCAGACCAGCAGCCTCCCGGCCATCACCGACCTCATCGACGCGTATCGGCCGCACCTGTTGATGTTGCAAGAGGTCTGCTTTCCGCAGTACGAGTGGTTCAGCAACCACGCCTTCAGCTCGGGCACATACCAGCTCGGCTTCACCACTCTCCTCACCAACTACACCGGTTGTGGGGTGACGAACTGTGCGGTGAACGAGGACGACGACCCGACCAACGACGACCGGCGCTGCTGGATCGGCCAGGTCGTCGGTGCCCGGGGAACGTTGAGCAACCGGGACGAGATCGCCCTTGGTGGGGAGCGTTACCAGATCAACGGAAGTGAGTTCGTCAACCCGCCGCGGACGTTCACCGGCCTGTGCTACGACGCACACGTCGCCGAGTTGGGTACCCGGGTGGTCAAGGGATGCAGCGTGCACCTGCGCGCCTTCCACGACCCGCGCAACATCAACCAGCGGGCCCGTACCGCCCAGGCCACCCGGCTTGCTTCAGACCTCGACGGCGACATCGCGTCGGGCAAAATCGTCGTGGTGGGCGGGGACTTCAACTCGCTACCCACGCACGTCGCCATGGATGCTTTCTACCGTCCGGAGACCAAGCCGGGTGGGGGATGGGGTGTGTTCTACGAGGCTGACCAGGACGACAAGAACTACTTCGTCAACGCCGGGTGCGCCTCGACCGCGGCGGCCTGCCGCAGTGGGGGCCGGACAGTCGGCACCAAGACCAAGTACGACTACCTCTTCTTCTCCGAGACCACCGACCCCTCTTCGGTGAGCGGGCTACCCGTTGACGTCACCGTCTCGGATCACGCGTTCTACCGGGGCTTCATTCAGGTGGCGACATCCTGA
- a CDS encoding GNAT family N-acetyltransferase yields MQFTVADAPERERFEARDESGTLAGVVTYQLTGAIIVYTHTEVMGEFEGRGVGSILARAVMDDARARKRTVVPICPFLSEWLGKHPEYDAIVARSTRKVK; encoded by the coding sequence GTGCAGTTCACCGTGGCGGACGCGCCGGAGCGGGAGCGCTTCGAGGCGCGGGACGAGTCCGGAACGCTGGCCGGCGTGGTCACCTACCAGCTGACCGGCGCCATCATCGTCTACACCCACACCGAGGTGATGGGCGAGTTCGAGGGGCGAGGCGTCGGATCGATCCTGGCCCGCGCAGTGATGGACGACGCCCGGGCCAGGAAGCGGACGGTGGTGCCGATCTGCCCGTTCCTCAGCGAATGGCTCGGCAAGCACCCCGAGTATGACGCGATCGTGGCCCGATCGACGCGCAAGGTGAAATAG